The uncultured Bacteroides sp. DNA segment ATCTCCGGTAACAGTGATATAATTAGCCGCTCCCGTGCCTGTGGTACTCTTCGTTCCGGCAGTGCTGCCCGTACCCGAACAAACATAGAGTTTGCCCCCGACAAATTCGCTCGCCACAATAGAGGCGGCGGGCCAAGGGGCGTTCAGGAAGGTGGAAACGGTTGCGGTTCTCAAAGTAAGATTGGAAACGGTCGTTCCGGAGGCAACTTCGTAGAACTTGGGAACTCCGCTCTTATTCACTATTTTAACCATGTCCCCGGCAGCAAAAGTGATAGCCGCACCAGAATAGGAAATGACAGCTCCGGGGCCCGCCGTGTTGGCTGTGATGTCACGACCGCCGGCCGACGCTGTTCTGGTAGTGTCGATGAAACCGGCTCTGTTTCCGGGGGCCGCACCGTCGTAAAATGCCCACAAAAAAGCCCATGCCGCCGTGTCGGCAACGCTCAACAAAGACGAACCGCTATAAACCTGCGGATACAGGTTTGTAGAACCCACACCGTTTTGAAGCTTCTCGCCCGCCGTGGATATAAGCTTTATGTCGTAGGGGTCGGAAACATCGTACACCGTAAAATAGCACTGATAAATGTTGCCGTCGCTGTCCTTGGCCTCCGCCCTGAGAACCGCAATATCCGCCACGGCCGCCTCGCTGACCACCAACGTGTTAAAAGTCGACCATGCGCCGGTGGCCGGAAGGTTCTTGCCGATATCAGAGGCTGTCCCTGCGGGTGCGGCCGTGGATGCGGTCGTTTTTAGTCCGTATTTGGCAGTCATCGAATTGATGATCTGAGCCGTGCCGTTCGCCTCATAGAATTTATAAGTGACGCCGGACGTGTCAACGCCCGCCGCACGCATCAAATCAACACAGATAACCGCCGCATTCTTGGTCGCCGTTGCGGATTCCTCTATCACGCTTGTCCCACGTGGAAGAAGATACACGGCGTTGGTTCCCGTCTTTACCACGGATATGGAAATCTGCGCAATGATATGAGAAACCAGACCAGTGATAGGATCAGTATAGTCTCCTTCGAAATAGTAAATACGTTGTGGAGTTGTGGCAGGATCTAAGTTGGTGTTGATCGTATAGGTTTTGTTTGAACCGATGGACGTGTTCAGGTCGTTGGACCATTTCTTACCGGTTAGCTGATCCGTCACGTCGGTGGCTTCGCTCGTGCCGCCGACATAGACCTTGGCAGTCAGAATATTGTTCGCCGTGGCCCAGTTGGGCACGGAGGTGATAGTGCTCTCATCTTTCGAATAAATTTGTTGCACACCGTTTGAAGCGGTGATAAATGCTGTGATAGGCCTCGCATCGTTGTTGTCTACGATGGTTATTTGACCGGTGGATACTAAAGCTCCCATAATTTTAATTTATTAGTTAATTATCAATTGTAACATCGCATGAAAAAACAGCCTTGCTGTCCACATCCTCGCTTGTGATATTGATGATGTTCGAGCCATAGGTTGAATATTTGAGATTCCAAGAAGTGTCCTTCCCGGAATTGTTGCTTTTCCTTTTCCATTTAAAACAGGACTGATTGATCGTGTCCGTTATGTCCGTGTTGCCTTTGTAAACCCTCGCCGTGAGCGTTGAATCTATCACGTCATTGCGGAAGGCCGTACCGTTGGAACTGCTTACCTCAATACGGTACGCCACATGAGTATCCGTATATGACTTAGTTTCGGTGATCGCCGAACTGATCTGTCCCGGTATGACGGAAAGCTCCGTTTTAACGGCACTTAGTTCATCCTCTACCGATTTACCGTTACGTAAGACAAACAGCCCTTTGAGAAAGACATTCTGAGCATACAGGCCGTAACCGTTAGGTTGTAGATCAGAGGGAAAATCAGAATCGATAATCCCGTCCAGGCAACCTAGTATTACTTTGGATTTACCTGTCAGATCGGTTGAGCTGACACCATCCAATACGGAGAAGCGGGGCTTACCATCTTCGGATGCGGTGAGATACAATACACCTTGTCGGGCCGTGTTCGTTTTGTTACCCATCTGCACAAGATCATCACCAACGGCCGGAACAACATTTTCCGGGAACTCTGATTTAAGAATCAGGATTGTTTCACCGTTCACCGAATCAACGGGCACCCAGTAGTATTTTGCCCCTGTACTGCTGAACACTTGGCAGCGTACCAAATCATCGGTAGCAAAAGTCATATCGCCTTCAATACTCAACACGTAATAAGTTGGTGAGCTTGTTGTTTCTGTTACAGACTTGATACGCCCATTTGCAGAAGAGACAACCAAACCGCCATTAACAGAGCGAACCTTGGAAACAATCAGTTCAAAGATGGTCATGGCTTTGCGAATGGTAACATTATCTACTTCCAAATTCCAATCACCGTTCAGGGCTTTATAAAGCTTCATTCCTTCGCCCGTTATGCCGGGAACAAAAGATTCAGAGCTTACATAATCCTTCACAATCGTTTGGAACAAGGTCGCTACATTGGATACGTTCAGGTTGTATGTCTCTGCAAGCTTTTGAACGAGTAAGTTCAGCGTAGTGATTTTCTTGCTAACCGTTATATCATCTTCCGATTTTAGACCTTTCTTGAAAGTGACTAATCCTTCTGCTGTGTCATCTTTTAGCCTGCTTAATGCTCTATCAGCCATTTCAGCTAAAGTACGCAAAGAAGAAAGCGTATTTCTATCACTAAAAACCGTACTATCATTACGACCGATTACGTACACTCCGCTTCCATCAGAACCAGTATAAGTCTGCCCCTTGTAGGTGACAGCATCCACTTTCTGTTCTATCTCAGACAGACGGGAGTAAGAAGCCGTTTCCCCGACTGTATAAGTTGGGTTGTTATGAGGGTAATCAAGGTTATACTCAAAGCCTATAATACGTGATACTCTACCTGCTTCAAAGTATGCGGGATTAATAAGATTTACTTTATCACCCACAGCAAAAATTCTTTGGGTACCGCCATTGTACATGTACTCAGAAGACATTTTGCAGTCGTATGTAGAAGGATCAATCTTTGTCTTCTCAACATAAGCCAGAGCTTTCTCTTTTAATTCCTGTTCGGCGGCAGGAGCCATCGTGTCAGATACTAAAGATGTGTCAAAGCCATAAAGAACGTAAGTATCTCCTATTTGGGGTTTTAACGTATCGTTAGGTAAATTGATGCCGTAATCATCGTTTCTTACAATCTCAAACAACTGCTCTTCGGAACTCTTTGCATCGGGATTGAAAGTGACGGCAAAGTCCATTCCGTTAAGTGATCCACTGGAAAACACAATCCTTAATTCTACCCCAGAAAGAACATAGTCTTTGGAAAAGGTCAAACCTGAATCTTTGAACCTGTACGCATTCCACTTTTCTTTAGTAGTACTGCCATCTGCGTTTTCGGTAGTATCGGTATATTCTTTGGTAGATATTTCCGATATGGTGCCCATTCTTCTAGGATAGACATCATCAAAAACAACTATATCCTCAACCGCTTCTTCGGTCGACATGTTCTCGTAAGCATCTATGTAGGGTGTACCTGACGGTAACATTAAGCGTTTCTGCACAACACCGTTTACCACAAGATTTTCATCTATCGGCCTGTAATTAGTAGGAAGATTTCTAGTTGAACCGAAAGCATATATACGGGTTGCATAACTGGATTGGCTGTCACTTCTGGTCATTGAAGAAACATTCACCCCATATTCAAAATCTACAGGATCTCCATACTCGCAACGTCCAAAATGGATGATGTTATCCGTTATCCACCATTCACAGTCCCAAGTATCGGCAAGGTTAGTAAGAGCATCAATGAGATTGGCATTATCATAAGATACAAGCTTCGCCGAGTTCTCTACAGTACTGTCTATTGAAAACTCGAAAGCTGTTCCTTTGTAAGTATATCCCAGAGTGGAAAGGTTTTTCAAAAACACGTTAAGATGAACGGCAAGGGTGGCTGTCAGGTTCCAGCTCGCTTCGCTTCCTCCAGTATCAGGAGTATAGAAGAACTTTTTATTCTTCCACTTCCAGTAATAGGCATCTAGGCGAAGCTCGTAATCATACCCTCCTGTAGAATCGTTTCGAGTTGGCTTGTATAAGTCAATTAACTCAAATAAGCCTATCTCACTATTATCTATTCCATCACCTAGTTTGAAGTACAAAGGGTTATCAAGTGAAAATTTCAGAGTGATGTAATCCTCCTTCATCAAAGTGAATTTTCTCTTTGATCCTCCATTTATGGATGTAGAGAGGCGTATATTGCCAGATATGTCTTTAATGTCTATCATACCCCCAAAGTTCGGGGATAAAAAAAAGAAGCCCTAAAACTCAGGACTTCCAAACACGACAATGAAAATATTGTCGTAAATTAGGTTCTATCGGCTGGATTTGCTTCTTGAAATTTCACCGATAATTTAGAAAAGGTACGAAGCGTATTCATTGCAAAGGAAGTGGATTTTTGATAAGTAAGCCGATATATTTCTTCTCCCAAAGAAGGAACCTGAATTTCAACTTTACCTTTTTCCAATTCAGTCTTAAATGCCTTGTACTTTAAAAGATAATCAGCCTGAGAAATGCCCTCAAGGTTGAACACCAGTGTTACATCCCTTTCATCCACTTTTGGATCATTGTATATCACCCGTTTGCCGTTTTCAAGACGGGATTTATTCTCAATAAACTCTTTTAAAGGAGAGGGAGCGAAAATAGCATCTATGAACCCCTCACCTATTTTAACGCCCCATGTTTGGAAAGCATCTTTATTGTTAATTATCAAATCTGCCATAATTATGATTATTCACTGTTTCTTAAATGGCACTAATTTAAAAGCAAACCACAACAAGCGTTAGGATAGCTATGCCATTTCTGTTTGCAAAACTACCTTATACCAAATAAAAAGAGAATTTTATTCCACTCGATACACGACAATCCCTCTATCATCGTAAATTCAACACAAACATATTTCAGAACTGTTTAGCGGGGATATTCCAAGGCACTCGATAACCAGCAACAAATACTAAGAATATATACCAAAAAAGGACTTCTATTTTGACTTTATCGAATTTTGTTTCCCATAAAAAAATCCGCTAAATATGTGAATTTCACAAATTAGGTTGCTATATTTGTATCACCAAAGAACGGTATATGAATGTTGAATTTGAGAAAGAGTATTTGGCAAAGTTATACGAAATTATGGGAACATCAGCAAACAATCTACAGTCATTCCGCCCGTACCATCCGGGAGAATTGGTAAAAGAAGAATTGGAATGCAGGAATATAAAGCAAAAGGATTTCGCCAGAAAATTCGAGTTGTCTTATACTGCCCTCAATGAGATTCTAAATTCAAAGCGTCCTATTACTACAGAATTTGCGCTACTTTTAGAAGCTGCGTTAGGCATAAACGCCGATTTGCTTGTGAAGATGCAAACTGAATATAATCTACAAATAGCCAGAAAAAACAATACGATTATTGAAAAAATAAATAAGATCAAGCAGATCGCAGCTATATTTTAACAAAAGACGGGGAATTCCGCCTTTTGTTAATGGCAAGGAATCTGTATCCCTACCTCCTATCTTGACACAAGCCCTTTAGTATTACTTTCTATCTTTCCGAGTCTCTCGTTAACACTCTTCAATTCTTTAACCGTAGACCCTGTATTCTCTCTAATCTCCTGCAATTCGAGATAAGAATTAGCAAGAATGGTTCGTGTTTCATCCGCTATATCTTTTGAATCCTTGCTTACAGTCAGGTATTCTTCTGCCTTCACAGTCAACATGTTAAGTGATTGAGATTGTAATACGCTTTGAGCTTTTAGCTCTTCACCTGTTATCTGCACAGCAGCAAGCCTACCGCTAACTTCCTCTCCTGTGTCTTGGCTTATAGTCTCATATCCTCCCGATGTGGAACTCTGAGAAGAAGAAGAAGAAGATGTATCCCAACCAAATGCGTCGATAAGGGATTGTCTTTGAGCGATCATGTCGTCAGTGATATCCTGTTGCTGTTTCTTAAGCTCCTCCGCTTCATCTGGAGTTATTTTATTATCATCTTTGTAGGCATCCGTCCAACTGTCATACAAAGCTTGTATTCGGCTTTTAAAATTGTCCGCAAGCATTGCATTAAGAATTGATTTTTGAAGATAGGACTCGAAATCATCGGCAAAATCTTCCGCATCAGAACTCATATCGGATAAGGTATCAAGGAAACTACTATAGAAATCATCGAAAGATGTCTGAGCCATAGTTTCCTGCCATTGCTCGGTTAGCTCCTGCAAAGCTTCAGCGTCATCTATATACGCATCAAGCCATTCTGACTGATCATATTTGCCACTATTTATCTTTTCCCAAATATCTGGGAGTTCTTGTAATTTGGCCAAATCTTCCGAACTTAACTTCCATAAATCCCCGGCAGATGATAGTTTTTTACCTACATAGTCAGATGCTTTTTCCCAATCGGAGGCATTAAAGGCGTCATTTATATAGTAATCGTTAGAATGATGGGCCCCGTGATACCCCATCTTAGCCTCTAACATTTGACGATCATTATCTATCTTTTGTATTTGCTTTTGATAAGCATCCGTATATAGTTCGGTGGCACTTTCACCACCCGATTTCTCCATTTCTGTGGTTAACTTATCTATCGCATTTGTTAGGTATTTATTGCTATTTGTTAATTTATCTACTAGCTCATTAACCTCCTTAGCGTTTCCTCCTACTCCTAGAAAACCAAGTATCTTGTTATTAAGCCCTAAAGACATCAAGTTTATCATCTCGCTAGAACTTGATGTAACGGACTTGACTATAGTTTTGAACACATCCCCGGAAAATACATCCTTTGTCCCATTTACGATAGCATCTCCAATGCCATCAAGAATAGATCCAAAGAAATTGCTTAGCCCATCTTTTAGAACATCGATTATAGAGGCTATCCATCCTACTACAGGTGCATTTTTAAGCTTATTGGCAATATCTCCCATTGCCCCACCCATTCCATTACCCATCTTAATAAGCCCCTGATAAGCATCGTTAAGCCCCCCTGATGATAATTGCGAAAGCCCTTCAACGACTGAACTCATTGATTTCTGCAAATTAGATGCCGTATTGGTAACAGTCTGTTGAGCACTATTAGCGGCTTCTTCTTGAGACTTAACATTAGTGGATGATGCATCCGCATTTTGTTGCGCTAGGTCAAGAGTGTCCTTCGTCGTTTTTTTCTCCTGATCAGAGCCATCCTTTAATGCTTTATTATAGTCTTCCTGTGCCTTCTTTAAGCGTTTTATAGATTCATATTCTTCAATCTTAGCATTTTTTAGCGAGTTGATAGCTATCTGATAGGCCGCCATATCAGTACCAAGCTTCTTAAAATTAAGAGAGCCACCAACGCCCATTGACTCTTCCATCTTATTTATAGCGTCAACCAGCGTTTTCTGATCTGATGCTCCCGATTGCTTGAACTCCTTTGTTTTGGTGTATTCTTTAGCCTTTTCAAGGATAGGCTCTGTTACACTTTTAAACATCCCACCGAATTCGCTAAACACGGATACCCAATCAATATCCGCCTTTATGGACTCTATGTCTACCTTACCAATTGCGGAAGTTTTCTGTTCCTCTAAAGACTTTCTCTGCCATTCGTTGGTTGACTTAGCTATTTTCTCATCATATTCTTGAGCTATAGCAAGTTTCTTTTGTTGGAAAGTCCCATATTCTTTCAGGTAGTCATTCATGA contains these protein-coding regions:
- a CDS encoding HigA family addiction module antitoxin, which gives rise to MGTSANNLQSFRPYHPGELVKEELECRNIKQKDFARKFELSYTALNEILNSKRPITTEFALLLEAALGINADLLVKMQTEYNLQIARKNNTIIEKINKIKQIAAIF
- a CDS encoding phage tail protein, yielding MIDIKDISGNIRLSTSINGGSKRKFTLMKEDYITLKFSLDNPLYFKLGDGIDNSEIGLFELIDLYKPTRNDSTGGYDYELRLDAYYWKWKNKKFFYTPDTGGSEASWNLTATLAVHLNVFLKNLSTLGYTYKGTAFEFSIDSTVENSAKLVSYDNANLIDALTNLADTWDCEWWITDNIIHFGRCEYGDPVDFEYGVNVSSMTRSDSQSSYATRIYAFGSTRNLPTNYRPIDENLVVNGVVQKRLMLPSGTPYIDAYENMSTEEAVEDIVVFDDVYPRRMGTISEISTKEYTDTTENADGSTTKEKWNAYRFKDSGLTFSKDYVLSGVELRIVFSSGSLNGMDFAVTFNPDAKSSEEQLFEIVRNDDYGINLPNDTLKPQIGDTYVLYGFDTSLVSDTMAPAAEQELKEKALAYVEKTKIDPSTYDCKMSSEYMYNGGTQRIFAVGDKVNLINPAYFEAGRVSRIIGFEYNLDYPHNNPTYTVGETASYSRLSEIEQKVDAVTYKGQTYTGSDGSGVYVIGRNDSTVFSDRNTLSSLRTLAEMADRALSRLKDDTAEGLVTFKKGLKSEDDITVSKKITTLNLLVQKLAETYNLNVSNVATLFQTIVKDYVSSESFVPGITGEGMKLYKALNGDWNLEVDNVTIRKAMTIFELIVSKVRSVNGGLVVSSANGRIKSVTETTSSPTYYVLSIEGDMTFATDDLVRCQVFSSTGAKYYWVPVDSVNGETILILKSEFPENVVPAVGDDLVQMGNKTNTARQGVLYLTASEDGKPRFSVLDGVSSTDLTGKSKVILGCLDGIIDSDFPSDLQPNGYGLYAQNVFLKGLFVLRNGKSVEDELSAVKTELSVIPGQISSAITETKSYTDTHVAYRIEVSSSNGTAFRNDVIDSTLTARVYKGNTDITDTINQSCFKWKRKSNNSGKDTSWNLKYSTYGSNIINITSEDVDSKAVFSCDVTIDN